The following proteins come from a genomic window of Trifolium pratense cultivar HEN17-A07 linkage group LG4, ARS_RC_1.1, whole genome shotgun sequence:
- the LOC123924539 gene encoding probable flavin-containing monooxygenase 1, with product MATQENLPIIVSKIGIIGAGVSGIAVAKQLSHYNPIVFEATDSIGGVWRHCSYKCTKLQSQTWNYEFSDFPWPARESSDYPSYVEILEYLHTYAVHFDLFKYVKFNSNVVEIKFIQDNEGFDSGRLPGDHANPLPGHPVWELSVQTNELDTIQRYHFEFVVVCTGKYGDIPLMPTFPHNKGPEVFNGKVLHTIDYCKLDKEATSDLVKGKKTVVVGYKKSAIDLAMECAQANQGPEGQSCTMIIRSLHWTLPHYSMWGVPFYLFYATRSAQFLHQTPNQGLLKSILCFLLSPLRRGISKFIESYLLWKLPFEKYGLKPEHPFEEDFASCQIAITQESFFNEADKGKIIFKKASKWWFWNGGIEFDDNTKIDADVVLLATGYDGKKKLKTILPEPFSSLLDPSGIMPLYRGTVHPSIPNMAFVGYVESVSNLYTSEIRSMWLSGLLDNKFKLPSAEKMLSKTIKDMEIMKNSTRFYKRNCITTFGINHNDEICEDLGWNTWRKKNLFQEAFTPYFAADYKKED from the exons ATGGCCACTCAAGAGAACCTACCAATTATAGTGTCTAAAATTGGCATCATTGGTGCTGGAGTTAGTGGCATAGCCGTAGCAAAACAACTATCTCATTATAACCCTATTGTTTTTGAAGCAACTGATTCAATTGGTGGTGTTTGGAGACATTGTTCCTATAAGTGCACTAAGCTTCAATCACAAACATGGAATTATGAATTCAGTGATTTTCCTTGGCCTGCAAGGGAAAGTTCTGATTATCCTTCTTATGTTGAGATTTTGGAATACTTGCATACTTATGCTGTTCATTTTGATTTGTTTAAGTATGTTAAGTTTAACTCCAATGTAGTGGAAATCAAGTTTATTCAGGATAATGAAGGTTTCGATTCCGGACGCCTACCTGGTGACCATGCGAATCCACTTCCTGGTCATCCTGTGTGGGAACTTTCTGTTCAGACTAATGAATTGGATACCATTCAG CGGTaccactttgagtttgtagTAGTTTGCACTGGAAAATATGGAGACATACCATTGATGCCAACATTTCCACACAACAAGGGCCCTGAGGTATTCAATGGTAAGGTTCTTCATACCATTGATTATTGTAAACTTGACAAAGAAGCTACTAGTGACCTTGTTAAGGGAAAGAAGACCGTGGTTGTGGGTTACAAAAAGTCAGCTATTGATCTAGCCATGGAGTGTGCACAGGCAAACCAAG GACCTGAAGGGCAATCATGCACCATGATAATAAGGAGTTTGCATTGGACACTTCCCCATTATAGTATGTGGGGAGTACCATTTTACTTGTTCTATGCAACAAGATCTGCACAGTTTCTCCATCAAACACCAAATCAGGGTTTACTTAAAAGCATTTTATGCTTCCTATTATCTCCACTG AGGCGTGGGATTTCAAAGTTCATAGAATCCTACTTGCTATGGAAACTTCCATTTGAGAAGTATGGATTGAAACCAGAACACCCTTTTGAGGAAGATTTTGCATCTTGTCAAATAGCTATAACACAAGAAAGTTTTTTCAATGAAGCTGATAAGGGAAAAATAATCTTCAAAAAAGCATCAAAGTGGTGGTTTTGGAATGGAGGAATTGAATTTGATGATAACACTAAAATAGATGCTGATGTTGTTCTTCTTGCAACTGGTTATGATGGAAAAAAGAAGCTCAAAACCATTTTGCCAGAGCCTTTTTCTAGCTTGTTGGACCCTTCTGGTATCATGCCACTGTACAG GGGAACTGTCCATCCATCAATTCCAAACATGGCCTTTGTGGGTTATGTTGAGAGTGTTTCAAATCTCTACACTTCAGAGATACGTTCCATGTGGCTATCTGGACTACTAGATAACAAATTTAAGCTTCCAAGTGCTGAGAAGATGCTTTCAAAAACAATTAAGGACAtggaaataatgaaaaattctACAAGGTTTTACAAAAGGAACTGCATCACAACTTTTGGTATTAACCATAATGATGAAATTTGTGAAGATTTGGGTTGGAATACTTGGAGGAAGAAGAACTTGTTTCAAGAGGCATTTACTCCTTACTTTGCTGCAGACTATAAGAAGGAAGATTGA
- the LOC123923015 gene encoding uncharacterized protein LOC123923015 gives MKFPLASRSVNPCRKYIHWSKPPPGFFKINTDGSFVHGQAACGGIIRNHNGNFVKGFMCKLGSGNALFAELKGILLGLQIMREMQLTNVILETDSIHAINMIQNRHTSIFHLQPLLQEIINLINLSGSTIRINHIHREANTCADALALRGHQADFSPSMLDVISPSINLLFDKDLRGACSSVVGP, from the coding sequence ATGAAGTTCCCTCTTGCATCTCGATCTGTAAACCCGTGCCGGAAATACATACATTGGTCAAAGCCTCCGCctgggtttttcaaaataaatacagACGGATCGTTTGTACACGGTCAAGCGGCTTGCGGAGGAATTATCAGAAATCATAATGGAAACTTTGTTAAAGGTTTCATGTGTAAGCTTGGGTCGGGAAATGCTCTCTTTGCAGAATTAAAAGGAATTCTCCTTGGCCTTCAGATAATGAGAGAGATGCAACTTACAAATGTCATTCTTGAAACAGATTCCATACATGCCATCAATATGATCCAGAATCGTCATACCTCCATTTTTCATCTCCAACCTCTACTCCAGGAGATCATAAACCTTATCAACCTCTCAGGATCGACTATTCGTATAAATCACATTCATCGTGAAGCAAACACTTGTGCCGATGCTCTTGCTTTAAGGGGTCATCAAGCGGATTTTTCCCCTTCTATGTTAGATGTTATTAGTCCTAGTATTAATTTGCTTTTTGATAAAGACTTAAGGGGAGCTTGTTCCTCTGTAGTCGGtccttag
- the LOC123923016 gene encoding GDSL esterase/lipase 5-like produces MVNLNSLGCFVVHIAFITSLSFTTSQSHINEIGNDITNNALFIFGDSTVDSGNNNFIDTIPENKADYKPYGQNGVFHEPTGRFSDGRVITDFIAEYAKLPLLPPFLEPCIDYSNGVNFASGGAGVLAETNQGLVIDLPTQLRNFEEVRKSLSEKLGEQKANEFISEAVYFISIGSNDYMSGYLGNPKMQEKYNPEQYVGIVIGNLTQATQTLYEKGARKFGFLSLSPLGCLPALRAANPDEATKGGCFGAASSLALAHNNALSNVLISLNQVFKGFMYSNSNFYDWLQDKIKNPTNYGFKDGINACCGTGPYGGIYTCGGTKEIKEYNLCDNVEEFLWWDSFHPTEKIHEQFAKALWNGPSSLVGPYNLERLFNNDIKSMTIADVVDVPEIDHGY; encoded by the exons ATGGTAAATCTAAATTCTCTGGGTTGCTTTGTTGTTCACATAGCTTTCATTACTTCCCTTAGTTTCACCACATCCCAAAGTCACATAAACGAAATTGGCAATGATATTACCAATAATGCCCTTTTCATATTTGGTGACTCTACTGTTGATTCTGGCAACAACAACTTTATAGATACTATTCCTGAGAACAAAGCAGATTATAAACCATATGGACAAAATGGGGTTTTTCATGAACCTACCGGTCGATTCTCTGATGGCCGTGTCATTACAGATTTTATAG CTGAATATGCAAAGTTGCCTCTGCTTCCCCCATTTTTAGAACCATGTATTGATTATAGTAATGGTGTCAACTTTGCTTCTGGTGGAGCTGGTGTTCTTGCTGAAACCAATCAGGGACTG GTGATTGATCTTCCAACACAATTAAGGAATTTTGAAGAAGTGAGGAAATCACTATCAGAAAAGCTTGGAGAGCAGAAAGCAAATGAGTTTATTTCAGAAGCAGTTTATTTCATTAGCATTGGAAGCAATGATTACATGAGTGGCTATTTGGGTAACCCAAAAATGCAAGAAAAATACAATCCTGAACAATATGTTGGGATAGTGATTGGAAACTTGACACAAGCAACTCAA ACTCTATATGAGAAAGGTGCTAGAAAGTTTGGATTTTTAAGTTTGTCTCCATTGGGTTGCCTACCAGCCCTTAGAGCTGCAAATCCTGATGAAGCAACCAAAGGTGGTTGTTTTGGAGCAGCTTCTTCTCTTGCTCTAGCACATAATAATGCTTTGAGTAATGTTCTCATAAGCCTCAACCAAGTCTTCAAAGGGTTCATGTACTCTAATTCTAACTTCTATGATTGGCttcaagataaaataaaaaaccccACAAACTATG GTTTTAAGGATGGGATTAATGCATGTTGTGGAACTGGACCATATGGAGGTATCTACACATGTGGGGGCACCAAGGAAATTAAAGAGTACAACTTATGTGACAATGTTGAAGAATTTCTATGGTGGGATTCTTTTCATCCAACTGAGAAGATTCATGAGCAATTTGCAAAGGCTTTATGGAATGGTCCATCTTCTTTAGTTGGACCATACAATTTAGAAAGACTTTTCAACAATGACATCAAATCCATGACTATAGCTGATGTAGTAGATGTCCCAGAAATTGATCATGgatattga